The sequence below is a genomic window from Haemophilus pittmaniae.
TTCACCATCAGTTTCCACATAAATTTGCTCGTTGAGAATATCGGCATAGGTTCGCTCCCGCAAAAAACCATGTTGTTGACGTTTTTGCTGGAAAACGGCTTCAAAATCGTCGGCGGTTAAGGTTTGTTTTTGTGACAACGTCGCAGCATTCAGTAACATTTCACGAATGGTTAGCGGTGAAATATCGATTAATAAGCGATCTTCACTTTCCCGTACCAATAATTGATAGATTTTATTTAATGCTCCGGAGTCCAGATCTAATGCTAATTCAGCGGCTTGACATAACACATAATTCGCCCAAGTTTGCTGGTTTTCCATTTCGGCAATGGAATAATAACTTTCAATTTCCGCATAATCGGCAAATTGATAAAGAGCCTCTTCCAATTCACCTAAGGTCGCAATTTCCGTGCGATTTCCCAAAATAATCACTTTTAAATCAAGCGACATACTTGGAATATCACAAGGCAGCGCTTTAAAAGGATGAGCCGATTGCCAATCAAAGGTCTGGGTTTGTAACAGATGTTTTAAGCGTTGCCATAAATCAAATTGATTTAGCAGGCATGCAGCGCTCAGTATTAACACACCGCCGTTTGCTTGGTGTACCAAACCTTTGCTTAATAAAATATCCTGCGAACTTGGATGCTGACGCACCTTGCCAAAAAGCTGAAACTGATCGCAATTTAACGCTGTAATGACCTCGCCTTGAGAGGCAAAGTTGTCGGTGAGATCTTGAGCCGGCTCAACATAAACCTGCGGAAAAGAAAAGGAATCCCCTTGCTCAACCTGATAATTCACTCCAAAAATCGCATCTGGAGTTGGGCGTATCTCGGTTATAAACTGACTCAGTAAGGCTTGATATTCAGCCGCTTCATCAATTTTTAAAATAAATAAAGAGCGTTTCGGATGGGCTAAAAATAAGGAAAGTGCTTGAGCTGCATTTGGCTGCAAATCCCAAAAGCCGACTTTTTCCGGTGAAAGTTGATTTAAGGTTAATTCAGGTTGCAAGGATTGCCAATTTAAGGCTTGTTCTAGAAAGGCGCTGGAGGTCACAAGATATCTCTGGTTAAAAAAATTATCTGCATTATCGCATAGTTGTTCCCCAGTGAGAATCCGTTATAAAAATCTGCTGGAAAAATCCCTTTAAAACGCGTAACATTGGTTCGGTTACCACGTCACTAAAGAATACGAAATTATGAGATATCAAAAACTTGAAAACCAAGAAGCCAGTTGGAAATGGAGCTATTTAATTCGCAAACATCGCGAAGGCGAAAAAATCACCCGTTATGCGGAAAATAGCCTAGAAGAAAGCAAAGTACAGGAATTAATCGAATGCCAAAATTATCCGGAAAAAATCGAAGAATGGATTAGTAACCATCTCTCAGCCGATTTACCGGTAAAATTAGATCAAGCGATTCGTGCCCGCCGTAAACGCTTTTTCAATGCGGAAAAACAATCCACCAAGAAAAAATCTATCGATTTGGAATATGCGGTTTGGTTTCGTTTGTCGCGCTATTCCCAAAAAATGAAAATGACTCTATCTGAAACCATCATGTATATGATTGATGAACGGGAAAGTAAGGCCTTGTATGAAAGCCAAATGACCGCAATGAAAGCGGGCTTGAAAAATCTACTGAAAAAATAACTGCAATAAAAAAGGCAAGGTTTTTAAACCTTGCCTTTGAGTTACGCTAAATAGAGAAGATTTTTTGAACGCTTACGCGTTCGGTTTATTCCACTATCGGAATAATCTTTGTGGCGTGGGAACCTTTATCCCCATGGATCACGTCAAATTGCACTTTTTGACCGGCTTTTAAAGAGCGATATCCATCCATTTCAATCACCGAATAATGTGCAAAAATATCGGAGTCCACACCTTCGGCGGAGATGAACCCAAATCCTTTTGCATTGTTAAACCATTTAACTACTCCAATTTCCATACTGAACCTCTAGGCAACGCCATAATACAGATAAATAATAAGGTGGAAGCCTTATCCCCTTAACTTGTTGGGGCGTATACTCAACGATTTCATCTATGTATTCAACTGACAATCTCAAAAAATGATAACTTGATCACAAAATATTTTATTTTTCCCTTGTCTTTTCGTTTTCCGCTTTACCGTGAATCTCACGCAATGCTTTGGCGACGATTTGAATAGCCTCTCCGCTACTTATTCCTTGCGCCATTAATTGCTGAATTTGTTCCACCGCTTTTTGCTGTTGTTCGTGGGTTAAATGAATATCAAACATAATCTACCAACCAAAAATTTCTATGAGTTTTTGCCATTGTTCATCTACATCAGCCCGAATTTCCACCATCTCATGACTGTAAGGGTGGCAAAAACGTAACATTTCAGCATGTAAAAATAAACGATTTACCCCACAATGGGTTGTCAATGCTCGATTCTGATGCAGATCACCATATTGGGTATCACCCAAAATTGGGTGAAAAATATGTTTTAGATGTCGCCGTAGCTGATGTTTACGGCCAGTTTGCGGGAAAAGACGTACTAAGGAATAGCGACTGGTCGCATAACGCCCCACTGCGTAAGGCATTTCCACGGTCTGTAAACCACAATAATCGGTAATTGCCAGTTGTGGCTGTTTATCGGTTTCAGCAAATTTATCGGCAATTTTGTCTAGTCGAGGTTTCAACGGATAATCAATCCGTCCTTCCCCCAATAAATAACCGCGCACAATCGCCAAATAGGATTTCTCCATCGTTTTCTCGGCAAATTGTTGGCACAGTAAATTGGCGGTTTCACTATCCAAGGCAAAGAGCAATACGCCAGAAGTCGGCCGATCCAAGCGGTGAATCGGAAATACATGACGCCCCAACTGATCTCGCAAGGTTTGCATAACGAAACGCGTTTCGTGGGTATCCAACCAACTGCGGTGCACCAACATTCCGGCCGGTTTATTCACCGCCACCAGCACTTCATCTTGATATAAAATCTCAAGCATCTTGTTGATTCTGCAGTAATTCTTCTAATTGGCGCAACGGTTCTAATAATTCTGACAATGCCTCAAATTCGGCCATTGCTTCCTCCAAATAAGGGGAAACGGCAATTTGACTCGGCAATGCAGCACCGCTGTCTAATAAGGCATGCATGCGGGGAATAAAAATCCACTGTAACCATTCAGTCGGTTCCATGGTATCCAACGCAAAAGGTTGTTCGCTAATAAAGGCGGCCGGCGCCGGTGGATTGGTCTGCCATAATTGCAGACGCTGCATGACGATTTGCAATTGTTGCAAATGCTCTCTGGTTTGTTGCTGCATCTCATTCTCCCAAAAGGCGCGCATTCTACGCAAAAAACGGACGAATTTTAAGTTTTAAAATCAACCCTAATAAAATCAATGACTTAGGTGTTATTTAAAGAAAAACGTAGAAAATTGATGGGGCGTTTTAGCGCTAAATGTCTAATCCCAACTATGTAATACGCGAAAATCCGGGTAATCGCGCATCTCAATATCCGATTGTAAAACCCGTTCTACATTAGCACTTGGCGGTCCTTGGTGAAGCCAAGTCGATAATTGAGCGACAGCTTCCGGTGTTCCTTGGGCAATCACCTCAACACTACCATCTAGACAATTGCGCACCGTACCGTACACCCCTAGTTTTTGTGCCTGCCGCCAAGTAAAGTAACGAAATCCGACGCCTTGCACACGCCCATACACTTGAAATTTGCCTGCTATCATGATTGCTCCATAAACATACAAAATTCGGCCTTTTGCCTATTTCCATTTGATGAAAATTAGCATAGCATACGCAACCACTTGTTTCATTTATAAATATAAAAGGAGTAATTATGAAATTACGCGCAATTGCACTGGGTTTGGCAGTACTCACAGCCAGCGGCAGCTCAATGGCAGGGATGGTCAATGCGTCATCCAATCTTTCCGTTTTAGCCGTAGATGGCCAAAAAGCCTCTAAATCCTTGCTAAAAAATACCACTTCATTTAACGCCGAAGCAGGTCAAACCCACCAGGCCGTAGTTCGTTTATCAGAAGTGCTTGGTTCAGCCAATAACCAAGAATTATTTGAATCCTCGCCAATTATCGTGACTTTCCAAGGTAACAGCCAAGATTTACAAATTACCGCACCAACCATTCGTTCTAAAGACGATGCTGAAAAATTCAACAAAGCCCCATCCATCACCGTTACCACCAAATCCGGTCAAGCTGTTGATGCTAAAGTGGATGTGTTAAAACAAGAAGGGCTTTTCCCAACGGCCAACGTAGTAAGCGATTTAGCGGAATATAACGCCTCTAACGCACCAGCTGCAGTTGCCGCTTTTGCTGCCGGTAATGCGGCCGCAATGCCGGGTGTTGCCTCCACTAAAGCCAGCAAAGGCAAAATTGTGGTGCAAGGGGAAAATGTTGCTGAACAACAATTACAATATTGGTTCCAACAAGCCGATAAAGAAACCCAAACCCGTTTCTTGAACTGGGCTAAAAAACAAAAATAATTTGTTAACAATAAGAAAGAAAAGTGGGCTTTAGGCTCACTTTTTTATTACATCAACTGAAGAAGGAAAAAGCATGAATCGTTGGCTAAATGCGAAAGTCATTGCAGCCATTCCGGTGTTTATTGCACTCAATTTGGCGGCTGTCGGCATTTGGGCATTTGATATTTCGGCACAGGCCATGCCCTTAGTTTTGGGGATTATTGCCGGTGGTTTAGTGGATTTGGACAATCGCCTAACTGGTCGTTTAAAAAATGTGTTTTATACCCTCGTGGCTTTTTCTATCTCCACTTTTATCGTACAGCTAAATATCGGACAACCGCTCCAATATATTTTGCTGATGACCGCAATAACCTTTATTTTTACCATGATTGGTGCGGTTGGGCCACGCTATAACACCATCGCTTTTGGAACACTAGTAGTCGCAGTCTATACCACCCTCACCTACTTACCCGATAATCAGCAAAGTTGGTTTATTAATCCTTTAATGATCCTGCTCGGCACATTGTTGTATAGCGTAGTCACACTCATTGTTTATCTGTTTTTTCCCAATCGTCCGGTGCAAGAAAACGTCGCCAAAGCCTTCTGTGCCCTGGGTGAATATTTAGATGCTAAATCCACCTTTTTCGATCCCGATGAAATTGAGCAAATTGAACACAAGCAACTGAATGTGGCGATGAAAAATGCCAATGTAGTAAGCGCCTTTAATTTAGTTCGCACAGCCTTGTTTCACCGTATTCGGGGACAACATCGCCATCCTCGCACCCAACGAATGTTGCGCTATTACTTTATCGCTCAAGATATTCATGAACGGGCCAACTCCAGCCATTTTGATTATCAACAATTAGCCGAAACCCTCAAAAATACCGATTTAATTTTCCGTATTCAGCGTCTTTGGGAATTACAGGCTCAAGCCTGCCATGAAATGACCGCTGCATTACGACAAAATCAACCTTATCACTACAATCTGCGGGTTGATAAAGCCCTGCAAGGCACCATGCAATCCTTTGAATTGTACGCTCGCCAACATCCGGATGCCGATGAGCTAACCGCAATTCAAACACTGTTGGATAACCTACAAAGTATCAACTGGCAATTACGTCAATTAGAGCAGGATAATCCGGATCAGGAAAAATATGCCCAGATCTATGAAGTGCAAATTACCGGCCTAAAAAATATCGTTGCTGCCATCCTAGAGAATTGCACCTTTGAATCCCAATTATTCCGCCACGCAGTGCGCCTGTCGTTGGTAGTTTTGCTATGCTGTTCAATTGTAGAATTTTTCCAATTTAACTTGGGCTACTGGATTTTGCTCACCGCCGTATTTGTTTGCCAACCCAACTACTCCGCCACAAAAAGCCGTTTACGGCAACGGATTGTGGGAACGATTTTGGGTGTATTAGTCGGCTCCGCATTGCCTTATTTAAATCCAACCCTGGAAATGCAATTAGGACTATTGGTGTTAACCAATACCCTATTTTTCTTTTTCCGCAGTAATAATTATAGCTATTCCACCTTCTTTATTACCTTACAGGTATTGATTAGCTTCGATGTAGCCGGTCTTAGTAGTGAAGCCGCATTATTACCGCGCCTACTCGACACCCTGATTGGTACAGCCATTTCTTGGGTGGCCGTTTCCTATCTATGGCCCGATTGGAAATATTTGCAACTGGATAAGGTCAGCCGTCAGGCTATCTATAGTGATGCGCAATATCTATTACATATTTTAAGCCAATTACAATTTGGCCAATCCAATGATCTGCAATATCGCATTGCGCGCCGTAACGCCCATCAATATGCGGCAGCCCTCAGTGCCACCCTGTCCAATATGAACAATGAACCGGACAAATATCAGAGCTATTTGCAACAGGGATTTGATTTACTGAAAATGAATTACTCATTGCTCAGCTATATTTCCGCATTAGGGGCATATCGACAAAAAATGAGTCGTTTGCAGCAAAGCACCCAATTCTTGGCCGGTTTCTATCCTTGCGCTAAAAAAGTGCTGTATGTGTTAGAAAATATTGAAAAATTATCCCCTGAAGTATTTGATAAATTACAACTCAATATCGAGCTAGGGTTGAAGGAAATCCAATGGGATGAAAGCCAGGCCGCAGAAAAAGCCGCTTTCAGCCAACCCTTGCAACAATTAAATTTGATTGCCCAGTTATTGCCGCAAATTTACCAATACTTTCACCCAACGGCCGATTTGCCTTTAATGAACGAACAGTCGGCTGGTTAAACAGTAAAATGTCACATTTGATTTAAGTTTTTATTCAACATCAATAAAATCAATAACTTACATGTTATTTTTAATAAAAAGCAGTAATCCAAGGGGGCGTTTAGATGTCACATTTAGCCCCCTTTAAAGGCCGTCTATGTACCCCAAATTTCCTATTGTTCTAAGGCGATAAAATCCGCATAATACGCGGTCTACATTTGAGGCTATCGCATGACACATTATCTTCTTCTTATCATCGGCACCGCGCTGATTAACAATTTCGTGTTGGTTAAATTTTTGGGGCTTTGTCCTTTTATGGGCGTATCGAAAAAAATTGAAACCGCACTCGGCATGGGATTGGCGACGATGTTTGTGTTAACCGTAGCCTCCCTGTGTGCCTATTTAGTGGATCATTATCTGTTAATGCCATTTAATGCGCTTTTCTTACGCACCTTGGTATTTATTTTGGTGATCGCTGTGGTGGTGCAATTTACCGAAATGGTGATCAATAAAACCAGCCCAACCCTATATCGTCTCTTGGGTATTTTCCTTCCGCTTATCACCACCAACTGTGCCGTATTAGGCGTTGCGTTATTGAACGTAAATTTAGCGCATAACCTCACCGAATCAGTGGTTTACGGTTTTGGCGCATCCGCCGGTTTTGCTTTGGTATTGGTGCTATTTGCCGCGTTACGCGAGCGCTTAGCAGCCGCTGATGTGCCCTTGCCATTTCGTGGTTCGTCTATTGCCTTGATCACTGCCGGATTAATGTCCTTGGCTTTCATGGGCTTCACAGGATTAGTGAAATGATTTATTGGTTATTTGCCATTACCGTTACGGTAATTTTTATCGGTTTGTTTTGGAATAAGAAGAAATAATGTATCTGTTACTTGCCATCAGTTTGTTGGCGCTACTATTTGGGGCTATTTTGGGGTATGCCTCTATCAAACTTAAGGTCGAAGCCGATCCCGTGGTGGATAAAATCGATGCGATTTTGCCGCAAAGCCAATGCGGACAATGTGGTTATCCCGGTTGTCGCCCTTATGCCGAAGCCATTGCCAATGGCGATAGCATCACCAAATGCATACCCGGTGGACAACCTACGATAGTGAAGATCGCTGAGATTATGGGCGTTGATGTACCTAGCGGTGATGCACAAGAAGAGCCGGTGACCCAAGTTGCCCTAATCCATGAAGAAATGTGCATTGGTTGCACCAAATGTATTCAAGCCTGTCCGGTCGATGCCATTATTGGTACCAATAAAGCCATGCATACAGTCATCGCCGATCTTTGTACCGGCTGTACCCTTTGCGTAGCACCTTGCCCGACGGATTGTATAAAAATGATTGATGTAAAACCGCAAGTGGATAATTGGAACTGGAAATTCGATGCTAAATTGGTAATTCCCGTGGTAAATACCACTGATAATGAGAAAAAATTAGTGGTGGGGGAATAAATGGCCGATGTATTAAGTCGTTTTGCCAGCGGTAAACTTTGGCAGTTTAAAGGTGGAATTCATCCTCCTGAAATGAAAGCACAATCCAATCACCAACCGATTAGTGCAGCTCCTTTAAGCAAAGATTTTTATGTGCCAGTTAAACAACATGCCGGCAATCCGGGGCGTTTATTGGTACAAGTCGGCGATCGCGTGCTCAAAGGCCAACCACTCACCCAAGGTGATGGGCTACGCGAGTTGCCGATTCACGCCCCTACTTCCGGCCTTGTAAAAGATATTGCGCCTTATGTGGCAGCCCACCCTTCAGGTCTTACGGAAATAATGGTGCATATCGAGGCTGACGGCCTAGATCAATGGCGTGAACAATCCCCCTTAGCCGACTATCTACATCTGCCACCGCAACAATTAGTAGAGCGGATTTATCAAGCTGGAGTGGCCGGGCTAGGTGGCGCAGTATTTCCAACTGCGGCAAAAATCCATTCTGCGGAATCTAAGGTCAAGCTATTAATTATCAATGCTGCTGAATGCGAACCTTATATTAGTTGCGATGATCGCCTAATGCGTGATTACACCGACGAAATCTTGGAAGGTGTACGTATTTTGCGTTATCTGCTAAGACCGGAAAAAGTCGTGATCGCCATTGAAGACAATAAACCGGAGGCTATTAGCGCGTTAAAACGTCATCTCAATGGTGCCGATGATATCGAACTGCGGATCATTCCAACCAAATACCCTTCCGGTGCCGCGAAACAATTGATTTATGTACTAACCGGTATGGAAGTGCCGGCCGGTGGCCGTTCTTCAGATATCGGTGTATTGATGCATAATGTCGGAACGGCTTTTGCAATTAAGCGAGCGATAATTGACGATGAGCCATTGATTGAACGCGTAGTCACCCTGACCGGCGATAAAATTAGCCAAAAAGGAAATTATTGGGTGCGTTTAGGTACCCCAATTAATGAATTATTAGCGCATTATGGCTATCAATTCGATGCTCGTTTTCCGGTATTTGCCGGCGGGCCGATGATGGGCCTACAGCTCTTTGATTTAAAAGCACCGGTAAGCAAGGTCGTCAACTGTCTGCTTGCACCGGATCATTTCGAATACGGCGAACCTGAACCTGAACAATCCTGTATTCGCTGCTCTGCCTGTTCCGATGCTTGTCCGGTTAATTTAATGCCGCAACAGCTCTATTGGTTTGCACGTAGTGAAGATCACAAAAAGTCTGAAGAATATTCTCTCAAAGATTGTATTGAGTGTGGAGTTTGTGCCTATGTTTGCCCAAGCCATATTCCACTGATCCAATATTTCCGCCAAGAAAAAGCCAAAATTTGGGAAATCAAAGAAAAAGAAATTAAGGCAGCAGAAGCTAAAGCCCGTTTTGAAGCCAAACAGGCCCGTATGGAACGGGAACAAGAGGCGCGTAAAGCCCGCACCCAACAAGCGGCAGAAAATCGCCGCCAAGAAGTCGCACAAAACCAAGGCGAAGACCCGGTTGCAGCTGCACTTGCTCGGTTAAAAGCCAAACAAGCTGAAAATACGCCACTTGAAATTAAAACGGTGATTTCCGAACAAGGGGAAGTTCAACCGGATAATTCACAATTAATGGCCTTACGCAAAGCCCGACGCTTAGCCAAACAAGCTGCGGAAACTGAAAAATCAACACAAGTTGATACCTCATCAACGGCAACAAATGATTCAGCAAGCGATGATAAAAAAGCCGCTGTTGCCGCAGCACTTGCCCGTGCTAAGGCAAAAAAAGCAGCTCAACTCAATAGTGCTGCCACTGTTGTTGCTGAAAATACAGTAACAGAAACGGCATCAATAGCGGCTGAAACCGATCCGAAGAAAGCCGCTGTCGCGGCTGCCATTGCCCGTGCTAAAGCAAAAAAAGCAGCTCAAACTGATAGCACCACTGCTGTTGCTGAAAGAACGCCAATGGAAACTGCATCGACAACCGATGAGACTGATCCGAAGAAAGCCGCTGTTGCGGCAGCCATTGCTCGTGCTAAGGCGAAAAAAGTGGCTCAAGCTGATAGCACCACAGCTGTTGCTGAAAGAACGCCAATGGAAACTGCATCGACAACCGATGAGACTGATCCGAAGAAAGCCGCTGTCGCGGCTGCTATTGCTCGCGCTAAGGCGAAAAAAGCTGCTCAAGCTGATAGCACCACAGCTGTTGCAGAAAGAACGCCAATGGAAACTGCATCGACAACCGATGAGGCTGATCCAAAGAAAGCGGCTGTCGCGGCTGCCATTGCCCGTGCTAAAGCGAAAAAAGCGGCTCAAACTGATAGCACTACTGCTGTTGCTGAAAGAACGCCAATGGAAACTGTATCGACAACCGATGAGACTGATCCGAAGAAAGCCGCTGTCGCGGCCGCTATTGCTCGCGCTAAAGCGAAAAAAGCGGCTATGGATGCCGCCAAGCAACAATAAAATAAAGAAATTGAGATAGATCCATGTTTAAAAATATGACCAGCTCACCCCATGTGCATTCCGGCAAACTCACAGCCCGAATTATGCTTTGGGTGATCCTTGCTATGTTACCGGCACTGGCCGCCCAGTTATATTACTTTGGTTTTGGTGTGTTGATTCAAATCCTATTAGCTGTGAGCTGTGCCCTTCTATTGGAATTTGGAGTAACCAAACTACGTAAAAAACCAACGCTTTTTTATATCGGGGATTTTAGTGTGGTATTAACCGCGCTTATTCTTGCGATGGCAATTCCACCCTATGCGCCCTATTGGGTAATTCTAATCGGTACCGCTTGCGCTGTGCTATTGGGGAAACATGTATATGGTGGATTAGGACAAAATCCTTTTAACCCGGCTATGGTCGGTTATGTGGTGTTATTAATTTCTTTCCCATTGCAGATGACAACCTGGATTCCGCCAATTGCGTTATTACAGGAACCACCGACATTCCCGGATGCACTTTCCCTTATTTTTAATAATGTGACGACCGATGGCTTTACCCTGTCACAATTGCTACATTCAATCGATGGAATAACCCAAGCAACACCGTTAGATAGCGCCAAAATCTTCTATTCCCTGCATCAGGGTGGCCCAGAGGTTTTCCATCAATTTGTACAACTGCCGATTTTACAAAATGGTAGTGATTTGGCTACCGGCTGGTGGCAAATCAATCTTGCCTTCTTACTAGGCGGTCTATTCTTAATCTGGAAGAAAGCCATTCATTGGCAAATTCCCGTAGCAATGCTAGTAAGTTTCATGTGCTTGGCAATCATTACCGCCTTTTTGGGAAAACATCATCTAAGCGTAATTAGTCAATTATTAAGCGGAGCCATGATGTTTGGCGCATTTTTTATTGCTACAGATCCTGTCACAGCATCTATTACACCTCGTGGAAAACTAGTATTTGGTGGATTAATCGGGTTATTAGTCTATTTAATCCGTTACTTCGGTAACTATCCCGACGGTGTAGCCTTTGCCGTGTTATTGGCAAACATTTGTGTGCCATTGATTGATCACTACACCCGCCCACGGGTGGCCGGTTATGCTGTGAAGGGGAAAAAATCATGAGTGTGATGACTAAAATTTCTTCCCGTTACGGTTTATTACTCGGCTTTTGCGCCTTAATTTGCACAATAATTTCCGCCGGCGTGTATTCGTTGACCAAAAAACAAATCGAGGAAGCCATGCTGGCTCAACAGAAGGACCTATTGTTGCAAGTTGTTCCACAAAATTATTTCGATAATGATTTTGTGCAAAGCGACCTAGTACCGCAAACCGAGCAATTGCAAGGAATTCAGAAAATCTATTTTGCCCGCAAAGCAGGCCAACTCACCGCTTATGCCTATGAAACCACGGCACCGGACGGTTATTCTGGCAATATTAGAATGTTGGTTGGTCTGACTCCAGCCGGAGAAGTATTGGGCGTGCGGGTTATCGAGCACCATGAAACACCGGGATTGGGCGATAAAATCGAATTACGCATTTCCAATTGGATTTTATCCTTCTCCAACAAATGGCTAAAACCGGATAACCTCAATGATTGGGCGGTAAAAA
It includes:
- a CDS encoding AAA family ATPase, whose product is MTSSAFLEQALNWQSLQPELTLNQLSPEKVGFWDLQPNAAQALSLFLAHPKRSLFILKIDEAAEYQALLSQFITEIRPTPDAIFGVNYQVEQGDSFSFPQVYVEPAQDLTDNFASQGEVITALNCDQFQLFGKVRQHPSSQDILLSKGLVHQANGGVLILSAACLLNQFDLWQRLKHLLQTQTFDWQSAHPFKALPCDIPSMSLDLKVIILGNRTEIATLGELEEALYQFADYAEIESYYSIAEMENQQTWANYVLCQAAELALDLDSGALNKIYQLLVRESEDRLLIDISPLTIREMLLNAATLSQKQTLTADDFEAVFQQKRQQHGFLRERTYADILNEQIYVETDGEIVGQINGLSVIEYPGTPVCFGEPSRISCLVQFGDGEVVDVERKNELAGNLHGKGMMISEACLAGILDLPSQLPFSASLVFEQSYGEIDGDSASLAIFSVLISALADLPLPQNIAITGTIDQFGLVHAVGGVNDKIEGFFTICQRRGLTGKQGVIIPATTIQQLSLSNDVVEAVKNEQFFIYPVEDIYQTASILFDRDLLEEKEDYAKDKEPISRLIQKRIAFRSETPKKGWLDFFKS
- the matP gene encoding macrodomain Ter protein MatP, yielding MRYQKLENQEASWKWSYLIRKHREGEKITRYAENSLEESKVQELIECQNYPEKIEEWISNHLSADLPVKLDQAIRARRKRFFNAEKQSTKKKSIDLEYAVWFRLSRYSQKMKMTLSETIMYMIDERESKALYESQMTAMKAGLKNLLKK
- the cspD gene encoding cold shock domain-containing protein CspD → MEIGVVKWFNNAKGFGFISAEGVDSDIFAHYSVIEMDGYRSLKAGQKVQFDVIHGDKGSHATKIIPIVE
- a CDS encoding YoaH family protein; this encodes MFDIHLTHEQQQKAVEQIQQLMAQGISSGEAIQIVAKALREIHGKAENEKTREK
- the truC gene encoding tRNA pseudouridine(65) synthase TruC gives rise to the protein MLEILYQDEVLVAVNKPAGMLVHRSWLDTHETRFVMQTLRDQLGRHVFPIHRLDRPTSGVLLFALDSETANLLCQQFAEKTMEKSYLAIVRGYLLGEGRIDYPLKPRLDKIADKFAETDKQPQLAITDYCGLQTVEMPYAVGRYATSRYSLVRLFPQTGRKHQLRRHLKHIFHPILGDTQYGDLHQNRALTTHCGVNRLFLHAEMLRFCHPYSHEMVEIRADVDEQWQKLIEIFGW
- a CDS encoding YqcC family protein → MQQQTREHLQQLQIVMQRLQLWQTNPPAPAAFISEQPFALDTMEPTEWLQWIFIPRMHALLDSGAALPSQIAVSPYLEEAMAEFEALSELLEPLRQLEELLQNQQDA
- a CDS encoding acylphosphatase gives rise to the protein MIAGKFQVYGRVQGVGFRYFTWRQAQKLGVYGTVRNCLDGSVEVIAQGTPEAVAQLSTWLHQGPPSANVERVLQSDIEMRDYPDFRVLHSWD
- a CDS encoding curli polymerization inhibitor CsgI-related protein, whose product is MKLRAIALGLAVLTASGSSMAGMVNASSNLSVLAVDGQKASKSLLKNTTSFNAEAGQTHQAVVRLSEVLGSANNQELFESSPIIVTFQGNSQDLQITAPTIRSKDDAEKFNKAPSITVTTKSGQAVDAKVDVLKQEGLFPTANVVSDLAEYNASNAPAAVAAFAAGNAAAMPGVASTKASKGKIVVQGENVAEQQLQYWFQQADKETQTRFLNWAKKQK
- the yccS gene encoding YccS family putative transporter, producing MNRWLNAKVIAAIPVFIALNLAAVGIWAFDISAQAMPLVLGIIAGGLVDLDNRLTGRLKNVFYTLVAFSISTFIVQLNIGQPLQYILLMTAITFIFTMIGAVGPRYNTIAFGTLVVAVYTTLTYLPDNQQSWFINPLMILLGTLLYSVVTLIVYLFFPNRPVQENVAKAFCALGEYLDAKSTFFDPDEIEQIEHKQLNVAMKNANVVSAFNLVRTALFHRIRGQHRHPRTQRMLRYYFIAQDIHERANSSHFDYQQLAETLKNTDLIFRIQRLWELQAQACHEMTAALRQNQPYHYNLRVDKALQGTMQSFELYARQHPDADELTAIQTLLDNLQSINWQLRQLEQDNPDQEKYAQIYEVQITGLKNIVAAILENCTFESQLFRHAVRLSLVVLLCCSIVEFFQFNLGYWILLTAVFVCQPNYSATKSRLRQRIVGTILGVLVGSALPYLNPTLEMQLGLLVLTNTLFFFFRSNNYSYSTFFITLQVLISFDVAGLSSEAALLPRLLDTLIGTAISWVAVSYLWPDWKYLQLDKVSRQAIYSDAQYLLHILSQLQFGQSNDLQYRIARRNAHQYAAALSATLSNMNNEPDKYQSYLQQGFDLLKMNYSLLSYISALGAYRQKMSRLQQSTQFLAGFYPCAKKVLYVLENIEKLSPEVFDKLQLNIELGLKEIQWDESQAAEKAAFSQPLQQLNLIAQLLPQIYQYFHPTADLPLMNEQSAG
- the rsxA gene encoding electron transport complex subunit RsxA, with the protein product MTHYLLLIIGTALINNFVLVKFLGLCPFMGVSKKIETALGMGLATMFVLTVASLCAYLVDHYLLMPFNALFLRTLVFILVIAVVVQFTEMVINKTSPTLYRLLGIFLPLITTNCAVLGVALLNVNLAHNLTESVVYGFGASAGFALVLVLFAALRERLAAADVPLPFRGSSIALITAGLMSLAFMGFTGLVK
- the rsxB gene encoding electron transport complex subunit RsxB, which produces MYLLLAISLLALLFGAILGYASIKLKVEADPVVDKIDAILPQSQCGQCGYPGCRPYAEAIANGDSITKCIPGGQPTIVKIAEIMGVDVPSGDAQEEPVTQVALIHEEMCIGCTKCIQACPVDAIIGTNKAMHTVIADLCTGCTLCVAPCPTDCIKMIDVKPQVDNWNWKFDAKLVIPVVNTTDNEKKLVVGE